From Cinclus cinclus chromosome 2, bCinCin1.1, whole genome shotgun sequence, one genomic window encodes:
- the TRIM45 gene encoding E3 ubiquitin-protein ligase TRIM45, with amino-acid sequence MSAPRCPRCAQPCVSPRLLPCLHSLCEPCLRRLGPPGAARPVLCPVCDAEVSLPAGGAGQLPPDCLAGSRAGAAAGCDLCADGAAAGRCLTCGVRLCRFCCRAHRRQKKTASHAVTELESTKDCSQAGKPLLCPSHPTEELQLFCEQCDQPVCRECVLGRHRQHPFDLTSTVIHKHGDALRELLKSSQQHMDTLEDVLSQVDEMGGAVRSRAEAVATEICLFARGYVKAIEKHRDQLLKQLEDLKVQKENLLHLQKAQLQQLLLDMRTGVEFTEHLLMSGSDVEILVTKGLVSSRLTKLNSTAYSTHPSVDDRIQFFPHERAGQCCGYEVFGAILNKVVDPARCTLHGEDLHSARQNQLSDFTLLCKDTTGECMGQGGEAVRVTITHKAKRDCAVKPTVCDNGDGTYCISYCPEEPGLYAVCVCVKGQHVQGSPFTLMVKHKFREHQGVFHCCTFCSSGGQKAARCACGGTMPGGYQGCGHGHKGHPGCHHWSCCGQVKESSECLCGPPSDTSQRSLLRTVAL; translated from the exons ATGTCGGCACCGCGCTGCCCGCGCTGCGCCCAGCCCTGCGTGTCGCCGCggctgctgccctgcctgcactCGCTGTGCGAGCCCTGCCTGCGGCGGCTCGGACCGCCGGGCGCCGCCCGCCCCGTCCTGTGCCCGGTGTGCGACGCCGAGGTGTCGCTGCCGGCCGGCGGCGCGGGGCAGCTCCCACCCGACTGCCTGGCCGGGAgccgcgccggggccgcggcCGGGTGCGACCTCTGCGCCGACGGGGCGGCGGCCGGGCGGTGCCTGACCTGCGGCGTCCGCCTCTGCCGCTTCTGCTGCCGGGCGCACAG gagacagaagaaaacGGCCTCCCATGCTGTGACAGAGCTGGAGAGCACCAAGGattgcagccaggctgggaagcCTCTCCTGTGCCCCTCCCATCCCACAGAGGAGCTTCAGCTGTTCTGTGAGCAGTGTGACCAGCCCGTGTGCCGGGAGTGCGTTCTGGGCAGACACCGTCAGCATCCCTTTGACCTCACCAGCACTGTCATCCACAAGCACGGAGATGCCCTGCGGGAGCTGCTgaagagcagccagcagcacatgGACACCCTGGAGGATGTGCTGAGCCAGGTTGATGAGATGGGCGGTGCCGTCCGCAGTCGCGCAGAGGCTGTGGCCACAGAGATCTGCCTGTTTGCCAGGGGCTACGTGAAAGCAATTGAAAAGCACCGAGACCAGCTGCTGAAGCAGCTGGAGGACTTGAAGGTGCAGAAGGAAAACCTGCTGCACTTGCAGAaggcccagctgcagcagctgctgctggacatGAGGACAGGCGTGGAGTTCACAGAGCACTTGCTGATGAGCGGCTCAGATGTGGAGATCCTGGTCACCAAAGGGCTGGTGTCCAGCCGTCTGACAAAGCTCAACAGCACTGCTTACAGCACCCACCCCAGTGTGGATGACAGGATCCAGTTCTTTCCTCACGAGAGGGCGGGGCAGTGTTGCGGCTATGAAGTTTTTGGGGCCATTCTCAATAAAGTGGTTGATCCAGCCAGATGTACCCTGCATGGGGAAG ATCTCCACAGTGCCCGTCAGAACCAGCTGAGTGACTTTACCCTACTGTGCAAGGACACTACAGGGGAGTGcatggggcagggaggagaggctgtGCGGGTCACCATCACCCACAAGGCCAAGAGGGACTG TGCAGTCAAGCCAACAGTGTGTGATAATGGTGATGGGACCTACTGTATTTCCTACTGCCCTGAGGAGCCAGGCTTGTATGCTGTCTGCGTCTGTGTGAAAGGGCAACATGTACAG GGCTCTCCCTTTACTCTGATGGTGAAGCACAAGTTCCGTGAGCACCAGGGGGtgttccactgctgcacattCTGCTCCAGTGGAGGCCAGAAAGCCGCTCGCTGTGCCTGTGGTGGGACCATGCCAG GTGGGTACCAAGGCTGTGGCCACGGGCACAAAGGTCACCCTGGCTGCCATCACTGGTCGTGCTGTGGACAAGTGAAGGAGAGCTCAGAGTGTTTGTGTGGGCCACCCAGTGACACTTCACAGAGGAGTCTGCTCAGGACAGTGGCACTCTGA